One Candidatus Symbiobacter mobilis CR genomic window, CTGGGGCAGCAGATAGCCGTGCAAGCGCGTAGGCAGCACGCTGGAGAGGGCAGCCTCGAAGTTGATGTCGACGTCACGGCTGAAAATTTGCCCTTTAAGCGAATCCAGCAACAGGGGATATCGCGCCAGGGGTACGTCGCGGTGAATGACCAGGTTCAGCCCCAGCCGTAGTAGCAGCGCTTCGTTCTGGTACCGCAGCGAGGCCGCTTTTTCCTGGACGATGATCCGGGCATAGCGTCCCATGCCCATGCGCAAGGTATGCACGGCTTCGGCGAGCTGTCGCAGGACGGTGTTGCGTTCGTAAATCAGGATGCATATTGCAGATCGCAGATTGCGCGTGGCATGCATCATCCCCACGAGGGTATCGACGCGCTGCCACACCCCGGGTGTTTGCTGTACCAAGGCATCCACGTCTGGGTCCATATAAAAGTACCGCGTTTCCCCCGTATCCGGCGGTGGTGCATCCCTGTCTGCTCTGGCTTCGGAAGCCGTTCCGTCATCTGTGTTGCCCATGCGTGCAGCGCTGGCGTGGTACAGACCCGCATCGGCGGTGGTCAACTGAAAGCTGCGCCCTGCGACGGTGCCATCGCGCGATTGCCAGTAGTCGAAGGACAGTTCCAGCCCATTGCGGGACGCAGCGAGGCGTGCGACTCCGTTGAGCTGATCCATCAGGGCATTGATCGTGTTGTCGTGGGTATCCGAGGTGCGTGTCAATACCAGCAGGATGGTGATGCGGCGTGCAGATGCCCAGCGATGCAGCACGGCCACTTGATCGAGAGCCAGGATCACATCGTGCAACGATAGGAGGTCATCGGCCTGATCGAAGAGCAGGTATCCCCCATCCTGCACGGAAAAATGGTCGAGTTCGGCGACGAAAGCATCAGCGCCGAAGCGGAAAATCTTCTTGGCAAACTCGTCTTGCAGCAGAAATACCTGCAACTGGTGCATGGAGATGGCGTGACCAACCTGCAAGGTGCGGTAGGACTCGATGCGCTGCAAGAACACTTCTGGCGGTGCGGGGAGCAAGAGCACGCAGGGAATTCCGCTGGCCAAGGCATCGCCCAGATTGCTCGCGAGCATGGGAAAGCGAGCA contains:
- a CDS encoding BcsE family c-di-GMP-binding protein, translated to MDTFPADTQTVRLAIPGLPNLTDGLAAGGVYILVAETAAARFPMLASNLGDALASGIPCVLLLPAPPEVFLQRIESYRTLQVGHAISMHQLQVFLLQDEFAKKIFRFGADAFVAELDHFSVQDGGYLLFDQADDLLSLHDVILALDQVAVLHRWASARRITILLVLTRTSDTHDNTINALMDQLNGVARLAASRNGLELSFDYWQSRDGTVAGRSFQLTTADAGLYHASAARMGNTDDGTASEARADRDAPPPDTGETRYFYMDPDVDALVQQTPGVWQRVDTLVGMMHATRNLRSAICILIYERNTVLRQLAEAVHTLRMGMGRYARIIVQEKAASLRYQNEALLLRLGLNLVIHRDVPLARYPLLLDSLKGQIFSRDVDINFEAALSSVLPTRLHGYLLPQRFAQEAQQILDRASTLNIPCSLVIGQPCTGIPMADIIANVGISRPGDLITADEHCCYLFLNACPQTVLPETLERLFKVRHDATGAEGSSASGVDAILTHLRFIVQPEEIQLELEALAHLAQRSTLPDYSALAALSAEQVEALTAQSTQPATPPMTRTMPTHRTVELATAPVQPTPPVVSPRAEAVAANVAVKVAAKVARPDPDPEPVLYKYAGDGEVVVVAKENIPRARRSARMSSGSPG